One Carassius gibelio isolate Cgi1373 ecotype wild population from Czech Republic chromosome A20, carGib1.2-hapl.c, whole genome shotgun sequence DNA segment encodes these proteins:
- the LOC127938701 gene encoding TRMT1-like protein: protein MAELKEEDAEQLHQEDANIKDTESDTNKMLAESEACEQMTVREAPTNPMKIEDKNRHTSSTIVSERHASIQTTLEGLEGLVDLNGAGRKSCPLCPEEKFKACYSHKLRRHLQNLHWKVYVEFEGQKMCICHLPCRQVKSSLGSDQAQGRLVAHYHCVVCSVTIARKTDMISHLKRHINKGETEASYSGSSDVPCEGPVPGGQACEIMKELGTNVQLLPNHTTPQKTDTYFSRKMKTNRQLVFCSLAVLAEERNPLECLDAFGATGIMGLQWAKHLRNSVKVTINDINEACIKMIKENCQLNHIRVEGNRTGRQLDGAGDADSPIALVEVVKMDANVIMHLRPFDYIHLDPFGTSVNYLDAAFRNVRNLGIVSVTSTDTGSLYSKSLNVTLRHYGCQIVRTEYYRELAARMVLASVARAAARCNKGIEVLLAVALEHFVLVVVRVLRGPTQADESSKKLRQLLHCQWCEERVFLKPGSMVEENLYRQLPCQCHGSMPGKTAVELGPLWAGPLFNTGFLRRMLVAAVQHNMEDIQPLVKTLICEADCTTLKPFSVPGYSAVSNQVECGVVIKTLQKIEEADTSDQSGKRKTKGEDSGNVLKKIKADTSLEHPAFYYSIHRHSIRGMNMPKLNKFLQYLTEAGFRVSRTHFDPTGVRTDATLAQLKEVLTKYSVPTYSSAPQSSAVSSERRQTL, encoded by the exons ATGGCGGAGCTCAAAGAAGAGGACGCTGAGCAACTTCATCAGGAGGACGCCAATATAAAag ATACTGAGAGTGATACTAATAAGATGCTTGCTGAATCTGAGGCATGTGAGCAAATGACTGTTCGTGAAGCCCCAACTAATCCAATGAAAATAGAGGACAAAAATAGACATACATCCTCCACTATTGTGTCTG AGAGACATGCATCAATCCAAACTACACTGGAAGGGCTCGAAGGGCTTGTGGATTTAAATGGAG CTGGGAGGAAGTCTTGTCCATTGTGTCCAGAAGAGAAATTCAAGGCCTGTTACAGTCACAAGCTCAGACGACATCTGCAGAACTTGCACTGGAAAGTTTATGTTGAATTTGAAG GCCAAAAGATGTGCATCTGTCATCTACCTTGCAGACAAGTCAAGTCCAGTCTAGGCTCTGACCAG GCTCAAGGCAGGCTGGTGGCTCACTACCACTGTGTGGTATGCTCTGTCACTATTGCTCGCAAGACAGATATGATCAGTCATCTCAAACGCCACATCAACAAGGGTGAGACGGAGGCCAGTTATTCAGGCAGCTCGGATGTCCCCTGTGAAGGCCCTG TCCCAGGTGGACAGGCCTGTGAGATTATGAAAGAGTTGGGCACCAATGTACAGCTCCTGCCCAACCACACCACTCCCCAGAAGACAGACACCTACTTTAGCCGCAAGATGAAGACAAACAG GCAGCTGGTGTTCTGCTCTCTCGCCGTTCTTGCTGAGGAGAGGAATCCTCTCGAATGCCTCGATGCCTTTGGAGCCACTG GTATCATGGGTTTGCAGTGGGCAAAGCATCTGCGTAACTCTGTAAAGGTTACTATAAATGACATAAACGAAGCTTGCATTAAGATGATCAAGGAGAATTGTCAACTGAACCACATCCGAGTAGAGGGGAATCGTACGGGCCGGCAGCTAGATGGAGCGGGAGACGCAGACTCCCCCATTGCTTTGGTAGAGGTTGTGAAGATGGACGCCAATGTCATCATGCACCTGAGACCCTTCGACTACAT TCACCTCGACCCATTTGGAACATCTGTGAACTATCTGGATGCTGCTTTTCGCAATGTTCGGAACTTGGGCATAGTCTCCGTGACGTCGACAGACACTGGTTCGCTTTACTCCAAATCCCTGAATGTGACGCTTCGGCATTACGGCTGCCAGATTGTCCGAACCGAGTATTACAGGGAGCTCGCAGCACGTATGGTATTGGCATCTGTTGCCAG GGCTGCTGCACGCTGCAACAAAGGGATCGAGGTGCTATTGGCCGTGGCTCTTGAGCACTTTGTCCTCGTGGTGGTGCGAGTTCTCAGAGGGCCCACCCAGGCAGATGAGTCTTCTAAGAAACTGCGGCAGCTGTTGCACTGCCAGTGGTGTGAAGAAAGGGTGTTCCTCAAGCCAGGAAGCATGGTGGAAG AAAACCTGTACAGACAGCTGCCTTGCCAGTGCCATGGGAGTATGCCAGGAAAAACTGCAGTAGAGCTTGGACCGCTTTG GGCTGGTCCTTTGTTCAACACTGGATTTCTGAGGAGGATGTTGGTGGCGGCAGTGCAGCACAATATGGAAGACATCCAGCCTCTGGTGAAGACTCTGATCTGTGAAGCTGACTGCACCACTCTCAAGCCTTTCTCTGTCCCGGGATACTCTGCCGTCTCCAACCAAG TGGAGTGTGGTGTGGTCATAAAAACTTTACAGAAGATTGAAGAAGCAGATACATCTGACCAATCAG GGAAAAGAAAGACCAAAGGGGAGGACTCTGGGAATGTGCTGAAGAAAATCAAAGCAGATACATCTTTGGAGCATCCGGCGTTCTACTACAGCATCCATCGGCACAGCATCCGCGGCATGAACATGCCCAA GCTCAACAAGTTCCTGCAGTATCTAACGGAGGCCGGGTTCAGAGTGAGCCGCACACACTTTGACCCAACAGGTGTGCGGACTGATGCCACCCTGGCACAGCTTAAGGAAGTGCTCACAAAATACAGTGTGCCTACATACTCATCCGCCCCTCAGAGCAGTGCTGTCAGCTCAGAGCGACGTCAAACTCTCTGA
- the LOC127938700 gene encoding transcriptional protein SWT1 isoform X1 — translation MSSKKSKKKKHKKEERISSISSHEDEKKERDAKRFSNPKRKHKHHHRHVSSDQDKAKEMRAKYSTSPRGFEGRFKKTEVSDSKSREERSRESQATENFRPVFKSTVTHEKEQLNPKRKHENLSPNISGSSSTRHAATNQPSSKELEKKRRELVSRRSTAECPRRIPAKDEYPPEKLQEKRRKLMKRPLSPELHAEPRRRDIKYMTNAAHAESHSEVQKEMRKTLMATRCKKINPNVDTQRSHNKPKEALPVVKHEESGSKLKSQEDVSPKKPEHVQLGNEPGVNLGEKRTSLGGPTAKVSFKIPKKASAVKAWTNTNVCNVNSSEGRTQSTTQPSFPGSTPSKHTYLITQQQGQRPQKVSAQTSHKPTSLSSSHLSSISHQVQEAHTDKTREVTTPNNTSCNVQHVTPQEAAETFDCDHEMELVEELHLARSERRLEVKLVENCGELTCMDIDPPEEGAGTMLKNQHKQGLLIVLDTNVLLSHLDFVKKIRTHGLGGLGFPTLLIPWVVLQELDYLKSGKLSSKVEDKARPAVHYIYSCLKCQEPRLVGQSMQQASQAVGGPGVVNNDDRVLQCCLQYQALYPEGAVVLCTNDKNLCSKALLSGVKALSKADLVKEVEGTRSTIINYIHALPTVPPSARPLEKAEEEGSQNKRHSDAAEERQLSECVSLLESCLQGALSEVLEEEMKAAYGELWTEIVYVKPPWNLEGLLKCFKKHWIAVFGSIIKRSLLRCVEMLSDCLCSDRSIEHISFLSALRLAAELLSALASRSQYNGHVAQALSTIHMLQQRLQSPKAPVEGNDTDKEDSLMAEIEEDVAPPPRTSHQEVWALFESIWNNVCQISSSLFSVLNYTPGATEPRQRSTSPPPQEALSCLQRLSTALKQLLEALQRLLSAGSSVQDAQSLLSFIQTSEIAATEPRFTATELFNCVSQQEYREKLCVGGAQLSELYVNLDHCAAALSSWP, via the exons ATGTCGAGCAAGAAATCAAAGAAGAAGAAACACAAAAAGGAGGAAAGAATCTCATCAATCTCTTCACATGAGGATGAGAAGAAG GAGAGAGATGCAAAGAGATTCAGCAAcccaaaaagaaaacacaaacatcaTCATCGGCATGTAAG TTCTGACCAAGACAAAGCTAAAGAGATGAGGGCCAAGTACTCAACATCACCAAGAGGATTTGAAGGAAGATTCAAGAAAACAGAAGTTAGTGACAGCAAGAGCAGGGAAGAAAGATCCAGAGAGAGCCAAGCTACAGAGAATTTCAGGCCAGTTTTCAAATCAACTGTCACACATGAGAAAGAACAACTAAATCCCAAAAGGAAGCATGAAAACCTAAGTCCAAATATCTCAGGTAGCAGCTCCACCAGGCATGCTGCAACAAACCAGCCTTCTTCCAAAGAGTTGGAGAAAAAGAGACGGGAGCTGGTGTCGAGGAGATCCACAGCAGAGTGTCCCAGGCGGATACCTGCAAAGGATGAATATCCACCGGAGAAACTCCAGGAGAAGAGGAGGAAGCTCATGAAAAGGCCGTTGTCGCCAGAGCTTCATGCTGAACCCAGACGAAGAGACATTAAATACATGACCAATGCTGCACATGCAGAATCTCATTCTGAAGTTCAAAAAGAAATGAGGAAGACGTTGATGGCCACGAGGTGCAAGAAGATCAACCCTAATGTTGATACACAGAGATCTCATAACAAACCCAAAGAAGCTTTGCCAGTAGTGAAACATGAAGAATCTGGATCTAAACTGAAATCACAAGAAGATGTTTCACCCAAGAAGCCAGAGCATGTACAGTTGGGTAATGAACCAGGTGTAAACTTAGGAGAAAAAAGGACATCCCTTGGTGGTCCCACAGCAAAAGTCAGTTTCAAGATCCCAAAGAAAGCCAGTGCCGTTAAAGCGTGGACAAACACGAATGTGTGTAATGTGAATTCTTCAGAAGGCAGGACTCAAAGTACCACTCAGCCTTCTTTCCCTGGTTCTACTCCTTCTAAACACACATATCTCATCACACAGCAGCAAGGACAAAGGCCTCAAAAGGTTTCTGCTCAAACCTCTCATAAACCCACTTCTCTTAGCTCATCACATCTTTCATCTATATCTCACCAAGTCCAGGAGGCACATACTGACAAAACAAGAGAGGTCACAACGCCGAACAATACATCCTGCAACGTCCAACAT GTAACTCCTCAGGAAGCCGCAGAGACCTTTGACTGCGACCATGAG ATGGAGCTGGTGGAGGAGCTTCACCTGGCACGCTCTGAGAGACGACTGGAGGTGAAGTTGGTGGAGAACTGTGGAGAGCTCACCTGCATGGACATTGACCCTCCAGAAGAGGGTGCTGGCACAATGCTAAAAA ATCAACATAAACAGGGACTGCTTATTGTTCTGGATACCAATGTGCTGCTCAGCCACCTGGACTTTGTGAAGAAGATTAGGACACACGGTCTCGGtg GGCTGGGGTTCCCCACTTTGCTGATCCCATGGGTTGTCCTGCAGGAGTTGGACTATCTAAAGAGTGGTAAACTCTCCAGCAAGGTGGAAGACAAAGCCAGACCTGCTGTCCACTACATTTATAGCTGCCTAAAATGCCAGGAGCCCAGACTTGTGGGCCAGTCAATGCAGCAGGCCTCCCAAGCTGTTG GTGGGCCCGGTGTTGTAAATAATGATGACAGAGTGCTACAGTGTTGTCTGCAGTACCAGGCACTGTACCCAGAGGGAGCTGTAGTTCTTTGCAC cAATGATAAGAACCTATGCAGCAAGGCTCTACTCAGTGGGGTGAAGGCCCTAAGTAAGGCAGACTTGGTAAAAGAGGTGGAGGGAACCAGATCTACGATTATAAACTACATTCATGCTTTGCCCACTGTGCCGCCTTCAGCTCGACCTTTAGAGAAAG CAGAGGAGGAAGGATCACAAAATAAAAGACACAGCGATGCAGCGGAGGAAAGACagttgagtgagtgtgtgtctttgcTGGAGTCCTGCCTGCAGGGGGCGCTGTCTGAAGTGCTTGAGGAAGAGATGAAGGCAGCTTATGGAGAACTGTGGACTGAG ATAGTGTACGTGAAGCCTCCGTGGAATCTGGAGGGGCTGCTCAAGTGTTTTAAGAAGCACTGGATCGCTGTGTTTGGAAGCATTATTAAGAGGAGCCTGCTCAGATGTGTGGAGATGCTGAGTGACTGTCTCTGTTCAG ACAGGTCCATAGAGCACATATCTTTTCTCAGTGCTCTGAGATTGGCTGCAGAGCTTCTGTCAGCACTGGCTAGCAGATCTCAGTACAACGGTCATGTAGCTCAAGCTCTCTCTACCATTCATATGCTACAGCAAAGACTACAG TCTCCGAAAGCTCCAGTAGAGGGTAATGACACTGATAAAGAGGACTCTCTGATGGCAGAGATAGAGGAGGATGTAGCTCCGCCTCCTCGGACATCCCATCAGGAAGTTTGGGCGTTATTTGAGAGCATCTGGAACAATGTGTGTCAGATTAG TTCATCTTTGTTCTCAGTGCTCAACTACACTCCAGGAGCCACTGAGCCCAGACAGCGATCTACCTCACCCCCACCTCAGGAAGCTCTCTCCTGCCTGCAGAGGCTCTCCACAGCACTGAAACAGCTATTGGAGGCTCTTCAGAG GCTGTTATCTGCGGGAAGCAGTGTTCAAGATGCACAGTCACTTCTCTCCTTCATTCAGACCAGtgag ATTGCTGCTACGGAGCCACGTTTCACTGCCACGGAGCTGTTTAACTGTGTGTCGCAACAGGAATACCG ggAGAAGCTGTGTGTGGGTGGAGCACAGCTGTCTGAGCTGTATGTGAATCTGGATCACTGTGCTGCTGCTCTGAGTTCTTGGCCCTGA
- the LOC127938700 gene encoding transcriptional protein SWT1 isoform X2 gives MSSKKSKKKKHKKEERISSISSHEDEKKERDAKRFSNPKRKHKHHHRHVSSDQDKAKEMRAKYSTSPRGFEGRFKKTEVSDSKSREERSRESQATENFRPVFKSTVTHEKEQLNPKRKHENLSPNISGSSSTRHAATNQPSSKELEKKRRELVSRRSTAECPRRIPAKDEYPPEKLQEKRRKLMKRPLSPELHAEPRRRDIKYMTNAAHAESHSEVQKEMRKTLMATRCKKINPNVDTQRSHNKPKEALPVVKHEESGSKLKSQEDVSPKKPEHVQLGNEPGVNLGEKRTSLGGPTAKVSFKIPKKASAVKAWTNTNVCNVNSSEGRTQSTTQPSFPGSTPSKHTYLITQQQGQRPQKVSAQTSHKPTSLSSSHLSSISHQVQEAHTDKTREVTTPNNTSCNVQHVTPQEAAETFDCDHEMELVEELHLARSERRLEVKLVENCGELTCMDIDPPEEGAGTMLKNQHKQGLLIVLDTNVLLSHLDFVKKIRTHGLGGLGFPTLLIPWVVLQELDYLKSGKLSSKVEDKARPAVHYIYSCLKCQEPRLVGQSMQQASQAVGGPGVVNNDDRVLQCCLQYQALYPEGAVVLCTNDKNLCSKALLSGVKALSKADLVKEVEGTRSTIINYIHALPTVPPSARPLEKEEEGSQNKRHSDAAEERQLSECVSLLESCLQGALSEVLEEEMKAAYGELWTEIVYVKPPWNLEGLLKCFKKHWIAVFGSIIKRSLLRCVEMLSDCLCSDRSIEHISFLSALRLAAELLSALASRSQYNGHVAQALSTIHMLQQRLQSPKAPVEGNDTDKEDSLMAEIEEDVAPPPRTSHQEVWALFESIWNNVCQISSSLFSVLNYTPGATEPRQRSTSPPPQEALSCLQRLSTALKQLLEALQRLLSAGSSVQDAQSLLSFIQTSEIAATEPRFTATELFNCVSQQEYREKLCVGGAQLSELYVNLDHCAAALSSWP, from the exons ATGTCGAGCAAGAAATCAAAGAAGAAGAAACACAAAAAGGAGGAAAGAATCTCATCAATCTCTTCACATGAGGATGAGAAGAAG GAGAGAGATGCAAAGAGATTCAGCAAcccaaaaagaaaacacaaacatcaTCATCGGCATGTAAG TTCTGACCAAGACAAAGCTAAAGAGATGAGGGCCAAGTACTCAACATCACCAAGAGGATTTGAAGGAAGATTCAAGAAAACAGAAGTTAGTGACAGCAAGAGCAGGGAAGAAAGATCCAGAGAGAGCCAAGCTACAGAGAATTTCAGGCCAGTTTTCAAATCAACTGTCACACATGAGAAAGAACAACTAAATCCCAAAAGGAAGCATGAAAACCTAAGTCCAAATATCTCAGGTAGCAGCTCCACCAGGCATGCTGCAACAAACCAGCCTTCTTCCAAAGAGTTGGAGAAAAAGAGACGGGAGCTGGTGTCGAGGAGATCCACAGCAGAGTGTCCCAGGCGGATACCTGCAAAGGATGAATATCCACCGGAGAAACTCCAGGAGAAGAGGAGGAAGCTCATGAAAAGGCCGTTGTCGCCAGAGCTTCATGCTGAACCCAGACGAAGAGACATTAAATACATGACCAATGCTGCACATGCAGAATCTCATTCTGAAGTTCAAAAAGAAATGAGGAAGACGTTGATGGCCACGAGGTGCAAGAAGATCAACCCTAATGTTGATACACAGAGATCTCATAACAAACCCAAAGAAGCTTTGCCAGTAGTGAAACATGAAGAATCTGGATCTAAACTGAAATCACAAGAAGATGTTTCACCCAAGAAGCCAGAGCATGTACAGTTGGGTAATGAACCAGGTGTAAACTTAGGAGAAAAAAGGACATCCCTTGGTGGTCCCACAGCAAAAGTCAGTTTCAAGATCCCAAAGAAAGCCAGTGCCGTTAAAGCGTGGACAAACACGAATGTGTGTAATGTGAATTCTTCAGAAGGCAGGACTCAAAGTACCACTCAGCCTTCTTTCCCTGGTTCTACTCCTTCTAAACACACATATCTCATCACACAGCAGCAAGGACAAAGGCCTCAAAAGGTTTCTGCTCAAACCTCTCATAAACCCACTTCTCTTAGCTCATCACATCTTTCATCTATATCTCACCAAGTCCAGGAGGCACATACTGACAAAACAAGAGAGGTCACAACGCCGAACAATACATCCTGCAACGTCCAACAT GTAACTCCTCAGGAAGCCGCAGAGACCTTTGACTGCGACCATGAG ATGGAGCTGGTGGAGGAGCTTCACCTGGCACGCTCTGAGAGACGACTGGAGGTGAAGTTGGTGGAGAACTGTGGAGAGCTCACCTGCATGGACATTGACCCTCCAGAAGAGGGTGCTGGCACAATGCTAAAAA ATCAACATAAACAGGGACTGCTTATTGTTCTGGATACCAATGTGCTGCTCAGCCACCTGGACTTTGTGAAGAAGATTAGGACACACGGTCTCGGtg GGCTGGGGTTCCCCACTTTGCTGATCCCATGGGTTGTCCTGCAGGAGTTGGACTATCTAAAGAGTGGTAAACTCTCCAGCAAGGTGGAAGACAAAGCCAGACCTGCTGTCCACTACATTTATAGCTGCCTAAAATGCCAGGAGCCCAGACTTGTGGGCCAGTCAATGCAGCAGGCCTCCCAAGCTGTTG GTGGGCCCGGTGTTGTAAATAATGATGACAGAGTGCTACAGTGTTGTCTGCAGTACCAGGCACTGTACCCAGAGGGAGCTGTAGTTCTTTGCAC cAATGATAAGAACCTATGCAGCAAGGCTCTACTCAGTGGGGTGAAGGCCCTAAGTAAGGCAGACTTGGTAAAAGAGGTGGAGGGAACCAGATCTACGATTATAAACTACATTCATGCTTTGCCCACTGTGCCGCCTTCAGCTCGACCTTTAGAGAAAG AGGAGGAAGGATCACAAAATAAAAGACACAGCGATGCAGCGGAGGAAAGACagttgagtgagtgtgtgtctttgcTGGAGTCCTGCCTGCAGGGGGCGCTGTCTGAAGTGCTTGAGGAAGAGATGAAGGCAGCTTATGGAGAACTGTGGACTGAG ATAGTGTACGTGAAGCCTCCGTGGAATCTGGAGGGGCTGCTCAAGTGTTTTAAGAAGCACTGGATCGCTGTGTTTGGAAGCATTATTAAGAGGAGCCTGCTCAGATGTGTGGAGATGCTGAGTGACTGTCTCTGTTCAG ACAGGTCCATAGAGCACATATCTTTTCTCAGTGCTCTGAGATTGGCTGCAGAGCTTCTGTCAGCACTGGCTAGCAGATCTCAGTACAACGGTCATGTAGCTCAAGCTCTCTCTACCATTCATATGCTACAGCAAAGACTACAG TCTCCGAAAGCTCCAGTAGAGGGTAATGACACTGATAAAGAGGACTCTCTGATGGCAGAGATAGAGGAGGATGTAGCTCCGCCTCCTCGGACATCCCATCAGGAAGTTTGGGCGTTATTTGAGAGCATCTGGAACAATGTGTGTCAGATTAG TTCATCTTTGTTCTCAGTGCTCAACTACACTCCAGGAGCCACTGAGCCCAGACAGCGATCTACCTCACCCCCACCTCAGGAAGCTCTCTCCTGCCTGCAGAGGCTCTCCACAGCACTGAAACAGCTATTGGAGGCTCTTCAGAG GCTGTTATCTGCGGGAAGCAGTGTTCAAGATGCACAGTCACTTCTCTCCTTCATTCAGACCAGtgag ATTGCTGCTACGGAGCCACGTTTCACTGCCACGGAGCTGTTTAACTGTGTGTCGCAACAGGAATACCG ggAGAAGCTGTGTGTGGGTGGAGCACAGCTGTCTGAGCTGTATGTGAATCTGGATCACTGTGCTGCTGCTCTGAGTTCTTGGCCCTGA